A genomic stretch from Coleofasciculus sp. FACHB-1120 includes:
- a CDS encoding SpoIIE family protein phosphatase — protein sequence MNAPVALPILESSQVGEARRIAIAIATRLGFNETERGQVGIVVTEVATNLVRHAKDGLLLLQPLTKNDITGMEILALDKGPGISNLQECLRDGFSTAGTPGNGLGAVSRLSAFFEIHSAPNVGTALLSRLWASPIPAKQSNNNLEIGVVCLPMAGEEVSGDGWVTDQQPGRSLLLVTDGLGHGPLAAQASLEAVQIFRENVRKSPKEIIEAAHAVLRSTRGAALAIAEVDFERQTIRFAGVGNIAGSVFSPAGSYSMVSHNGTVGHEVRKIQEFVYQWPQGGLLVMHSDGLGTQWRFDRYAGLITRHPSLIAGVLYRDFYRGRDDVTVLVAREAG from the coding sequence ATGAACGCTCCCGTTGCTCTGCCGATCTTAGAGTCTAGTCAGGTTGGCGAAGCGCGACGGATCGCGATCGCGATCGCAACTCGTCTCGGTTTCAACGAAACTGAGCGGGGGCAGGTTGGGATTGTCGTAACTGAAGTTGCAACTAACCTGGTTCGGCACGCTAAGGACGGTCTGCTGCTGCTACAGCCTTTAACCAAAAACGACATCACGGGGATGGAAATCCTCGCCTTAGACAAAGGGCCAGGAATCAGCAATCTCCAAGAGTGTCTGCGCGATGGTTTTTCTACAGCAGGGACTCCTGGAAATGGTTTGGGGGCAGTTAGCCGCCTTTCTGCTTTTTTTGAGATTCATTCTGCTCCCAATGTGGGTACAGCTTTATTAAGCCGCCTCTGGGCTAGCCCAATACCGGCAAAGCAATCGAACAACAATCTAGAGATTGGCGTGGTATGCCTGCCGATGGCAGGGGAGGAGGTGTCGGGGGATGGGTGGGTAACCGACCAACAGCCCGGTCGCAGTCTGCTGTTAGTCACTGATGGTTTGGGTCACGGGCCTCTAGCCGCCCAGGCGTCCTTAGAAGCCGTTCAGATATTTCGAGAGAATGTCCGCAAAAGCCCCAAAGAGATTATTGAAGCCGCTCACGCAGTTCTGCGGAGTACTCGTGGAGCCGCTTTAGCGATCGCAGAAGTGGACTTTGAACGACAAACCATTCGTTTTGCAGGAGTTGGCAATATCGCTGGCAGCGTTTTTTCTCCCGCAGGAAGCTACAGTATGGTTTCCCACAATGGGACTGTCGGGCATGAGGTTCGCAAAATTCAGGAGTTTGTCTATCAATGGCCCCAAGGAGGGCTTTTAGTGATGCACTCCGACGGGTTAGGTACGCAGTGGCGATTTGATCGTTATGCTGGTCTCATAACCAGACATCCCAGCCTAATCGCTGGAGTTTTGTACCGGGATTTCTATCGAGGTCGCGATGACGTAACTGTGCTGGTTGCTCGCGAAGCAGGCTGA
- a CDS encoding ATP-binding protein: MTNLLTVEIRYEQDVVMTRQRARQIAQALGFESQDQTRIATAVSEIARNAFQYAGGGKVEFQVEGELSHSLLICVRDQGSGIANLKTILDGQYKSETGMGLGIIGTKRLMDRFHIASTPKHGTEVLMEKTLPKRAPSLTAKRLGQIADELVMRGSQNPFEEIQQQNQELLRTLAELEKRQAELAQVNRELEDTNRGVVALYAELDEKAVSLQRANELKTRFLSNMSHEFRTPLNSIMSLSRLLLDRMDGELTADQEKQVTFIRQSAEGLSELVNDLLDLAKVEAGKIVVHPNEFEVSELFATLRGMLRPLLSENSSISLVFEKPVGFPTLRTDEGKVAQILRNFISNALKYTEKGEVRVRAELDKNTVVFSVTDTGIGIAPEDIERIFEEFIQVNSHLQKRVKGTGLGLPLSRKLAELLGGSVSIKSSHGLGSTFFATIPLVYGGDIEEADEMDVPLQLDATRDPILVVEDNQETLFIYEKYFAGSSYQMIPARSLKQVKQAFQMFKPRAVLLDILLEDQNTWDFLSEMKANSLTRDIPVVVITVIDNEKKARALGADAFFVKPVERLSLLEKLNMLVKQEHLQKVLIIDDDPVSHYLLKQSLAACTGATTRENHFDFKIIEATSGGEGIRHAHLENPSCIFLDLVMPDMSGFEVLEQLKADPATKNIPVIINTSKLLEPEERSILVESTVAILSKDNPSREVAIALVREALLSAGLVLEPGEEEHV; encoded by the coding sequence ATGACCAATCTCCTCACTGTAGAAATCCGTTACGAGCAAGATGTCGTTATGACCCGTCAACGGGCACGGCAGATTGCTCAAGCTTTGGGGTTTGAATCTCAGGATCAGACCCGCATTGCCACTGCTGTCTCTGAAATTGCTCGCAACGCCTTCCAATATGCCGGTGGGGGAAAAGTTGAATTTCAGGTGGAAGGCGAATTGTCTCATAGCTTGCTGATATGCGTTCGTGACCAAGGATCGGGCATCGCCAATCTGAAAACCATTCTGGATGGACAGTATAAATCAGAAACCGGAATGGGCTTAGGCATCATTGGCACCAAGCGGCTGATGGATCGGTTTCACATTGCGTCAACGCCAAAGCACGGAACAGAGGTGCTGATGGAAAAAACCTTGCCAAAGCGGGCACCAAGCTTGACCGCAAAGCGCTTGGGGCAAATCGCTGATGAGTTGGTAATGAGAGGGTCTCAAAATCCATTTGAGGAAATTCAGCAGCAAAACCAAGAACTGCTTCGCACTCTAGCGGAACTCGAAAAGCGTCAAGCCGAACTAGCCCAAGTCAATCGCGAGCTAGAGGATACCAATCGCGGTGTTGTGGCATTATATGCCGAGTTAGATGAAAAAGCAGTTTCTTTACAGCGAGCGAATGAACTCAAAACTCGTTTTCTCTCCAATATGAGCCATGAGTTTCGCACGCCGCTTAACTCAATTATGTCTCTCTCCAGGCTGTTGCTAGATCGGATGGATGGTGAATTGACAGCCGATCAAGAAAAGCAAGTGACATTTATCCGCCAGTCAGCTGAAGGTCTTTCGGAGCTAGTAAACGACCTTTTAGACTTGGCAAAGGTCGAGGCGGGAAAAATTGTGGTTCATCCGAATGAGTTTGAAGTTAGCGAGCTATTCGCTACACTCAGAGGAATGCTTCGCCCACTTCTTAGTGAGAATTCTTCAATTTCTCTGGTTTTTGAAAAACCTGTTGGCTTTCCCACACTTCGCACTGATGAGGGCAAGGTTGCCCAAATTTTGAGAAATTTTATTTCTAATGCCTTGAAATATACCGAAAAAGGTGAAGTTCGCGTCAGAGCTGAACTGGATAAAAATACCGTCGTCTTCTCTGTAACTGATACAGGTATCGGAATTGCACCTGAGGATATTGAGCGAATCTTTGAGGAATTTATTCAGGTAAATTCTCACCTTCAAAAGCGGGTTAAAGGAACAGGTCTAGGACTGCCGCTTTCGCGGAAGTTAGCCGAGTTGCTCGGAGGCAGTGTCTCCATCAAAAGCTCACACGGGCTTGGTTCCACGTTTTTTGCCACTATACCACTCGTTTACGGGGGTGATATCGAGGAGGCAGATGAAATGGATGTTCCCTTGCAGTTAGATGCGACTCGCGATCCGATATTAGTTGTAGAAGATAACCAAGAGACACTGTTTATTTACGAGAAGTATTTTGCGGGGTCGAGTTATCAGATGATCCCAGCGCGATCGCTCAAGCAAGTCAAACAAGCATTTCAAATGTTTAAGCCACGAGCTGTGCTATTAGATATCTTGCTTGAAGATCAAAACACCTGGGATTTCCTTTCTGAGATGAAAGCCAACTCTTTAACACGAGATATTCCCGTCGTCGTTATCACCGTTATTGACAACGAGAAGAAAGCTCGTGCTTTAGGTGCAGATGCCTTCTTTGTTAAACCAGTGGAACGGTTATCGCTTCTCGAAAAACTTAATATGTTAGTCAAGCAAGAGCATTTACAAAAGGTTTTGATTATTGACGATGACCCAGTATCCCACTATCTACTCAAGCAATCTTTAGCCGCTTGTACGGGTGCTACCACCCGTGAAAATCACTTTGATTTTAAGATAATTGAGGCAACTTCAGGGGGCGAAGGCATTCGTCATGCCCACTTAGAAAATCCTTCTTGTATTTTTCTCGACTTAGTTATGCCAGATATGAGCGGGTTTGAGGTTTTGGAACAGTTGAAAGCCGATCCAGCTACTAAAAATATTCCGGTAATTATTAATACTTCAAAGCTTCTTGAACCAGAGGAGCGCTCGATACTGGTTGAAAGCACAGTAGCGATTCTCTCAAAAGACAATCCATCGCGTGAAGTTGCGATCGCTCTTGTCCGAGAAGCACTTCTTTCCGCTGGGCTAGTTCTGGAGCCTGGAGAGGAAGAACATGTCTGA